The Mustela lutreola isolate mMusLut2 chromosome Y, mMusLut2.pri, whole genome shotgun sequence genome has a segment encoding these proteins:
- the LOC131822489 gene encoding ubiquitin-like modifier-activating enzyme 1 produces the protein MSSSPLAKKCCVPGSDPTPSSDCSSACSVMFKVPSGPTNGMPKKESETDIDEALYSRQLYVLGHEAMKHLQTSSVLVSGLRGLGVEIAKNLILGGVKAVILHDQGTAQWADLSSQFYLREEDIGKNRAEVSQPRLAELNSYVPVTTYTGALTEEFLSGFQVVVLTNTPLEDQLQVGEFCHSHGIKLVMADTRGLFGQLFCDFGEEMILTDSNGEQPLSAMVSMVTKDSPGVVTCLDDARHGFESGDFVSFTEVQGMNELNDTYPIEITVLGPYTFSICDTSSFSEYTRGGIVSQVKVPKKISFKSLLVSLAEPDFVITDFSKFSRPGQLHIGFQALHRFCAQHGRSPRPHNEEDATALVALAQAVNARALPVVQQDPLDEDLIRKLSYVAAGDLAPINAFIGGLAAQEVMKACSGKFTPIMQWLYFDALECLPEDRQALTEDRCRPCQSRYDGQVAVFGSDLQEKLGKQNYFLVGAGAIGCELLKNFAMIGLGCGENGAITVTDMDTIEKSNLNRQFLFRPWDVTKMKSDTAVAAVRQINPYIRVMSHQNRVGPDTEHIYDDSFFQNLDGIATALDNMDARMYVDRRCVYYRKPLLESGTLGTKGNVQVVIPFLTESYNSSQDPPEKSIPICTLKNFPNAIEHTLQWARDEFEGLFKHPAENVNQYLTDSKFVERTLRLAGTQPLEMLEALQRSLVLQRPQTWADCVTWAYHHWHTQYSNNICQLLHNFPPDQLTGSGALFWSGPKRCPHPLIFSVNNPLHLDYVMAAANLFAQTYGLMGSQDRAAVAILLQSVDIPEFTPKSGVKIHVSDRELQNTSASADDNRLQEVRAMLPSPEKLRGFKMYPINFEKDDNTNFHMDFIVAASNLRAENYNIPPADRHKSKLIAGKIIPAIATTTAAIVGLVCLELYKVVQGYRQLKSYKNSFMNLALPFFSFSEPLAPPRHQYYNQEWTLWDRFEVQGIQPNGKEMTLKQFLDYFKTEHKLEITMLSQGVSMLYSFFMPATKLKERLDQPMTEIVSHVSKRKLGHHVRALVLELCCNDDTGEDVEVPYVRYTIR, from the exons ATGTCCAGCTCGCCACTAGCCAAGAAATGCTGTGTGCCTGGGTCTGATCCCACACCGAGTTCTGACTGCTCTTCTGCCTGTTCAGTAATGTTTAAAGTGCCCTCGGGACCAACCAAC GGAATGCCAAAAAAAGAGAGTGAAACAGACATAGATGAGGCTCTTTACTCCCGACAGCT GTATGTGCTTGGCCATGAGGCAATGAAGCATCTCCAGACATCCAGTGTACTGGTATCAGGCCTCCGGGGCCTAGGGGTGGAAATTGCCAAAAATCTTATCCTTGGCGGGGTCAAAGCTGTCATCCTGCATGACCAGGGCACTGCCCAATGGGCTGACCTCTCGTCCCAG TTCTACCTGAGGGAAGAGGACATTGGTAAAAACCGGGCTGAGGTCTCACAGCCCCGCCTTGCTGAGCTCAACAGCTATGTGCCAGTCACCACCTATACTGGGGCCCTCACTGAGGAATTCCTTAGTGGTTTCCAG GTGGTGGTCCTCACCAACACTCCCTTGGAGGACCAGCTGCAGGTGGGTGAGTTCTGCCATAGCCATGGAATCAAGCTGGTCATGGCAGACACACGTGGCCTGTTTGG GCAGCTGTTCTGTGACTTTGGAGAGGAAATGATCCTTACAGATTCCAATGGGGAACAGCCTCTCAGTGCTATGGTATCTATGGTTACAAAG GATAGCCCAGGTGTTGTCACCTGCCTGGATGATGCCCGGCATGGATTTGAGAGCGGTGACTTTGTCTCCTTCACAGAAGTCCAGGGCATGAATGAACTCAATGATACCTACCCcatagagatcacagtcctgg GTCCCTATACCTTTAGTATCTGTGACACTTCTAGCTTCTCTGAGTACACCCGGGGAGGCATTGTCAGTCAGGTTAAAGTACCTAAGAAGATCAGCTTT AAATCTTTGCTAGTCTCACTGGCGGAGCCAGACTTTGTGATAACggatttttccaagttttctcgCCCTGGTCAGCTGCACATTGGCTTCCAGGCCCTGCACCgcttctgtgctcagcatggtcGGTCTCCTCGGCCCCACAATGAG GAGGATGCAACAGCACTGGTGGCCTTAGCCCAGGCTGTGAATGCCCGAGCCCTGCCAGTGGTGCAGCAGGACCCCCTGGATGAGGACCTCATTAGAAAACTCTCATATGTGGCTGCTGGGGATCTGGCACCCATAAACGCCTTTATTGGGGGCTTGGCTGCCCAGGAAGTTATGAAG GCTTGCTCTGGGAAGTTTACACCTATTATGCAGTGGCTGTACTTTGATGCACTTGAGTGTCTCCCTGAGGACAGACAGGCCCTCACAGAGGACAGATGTCGCCCG TGCCAGAGCCGTTATGATGGGCAGGTGGCTGTATTTGGCTCAGACCTGCAAGAGAAGCTGGGCAAGCAAAATTACTTCTTG GTGGGTGCAGGGGCCATTGGCTGTGAACTCCTCAAGAACTTTGCCATGATTGGCCTAGGCTGTGGGGAGAATGGGGCAATCACTGTTACAGACATGGACACCATTGAGAAGTCCAATCTCAACCGACAGTTTCTGTTCCGGCCCTGGGATGTCACG AAAATGAAATCTGACACAGCTGTTGCAGCTGTGCGCCAGATAAATCCTTACATCCGGGTAATGAGCCATCAGAATCGTGTTGGCCCTGACACAGAGCATATCTATGATGATAGCTTCTTTCAGAACCTTGATGGTATTGCAACTGCCCTGGACAATATGGATGCTC GCATGTACGTGGACCGCCGCTGTGTGTACTACCGTAAACCACTGCTGGAGTCAGGCACACTGGGCACCAAGGGCAATGTGCAGGTGGTTATCCCCTTCCTGACAGAGTCCTACAACTCCAGCCAGGACCCTCCTGAGAAGTCCATCCCTATCTGCACACTGAAGAACTTCCCTAATGCCATCGAACACACACTGCAG TGGGCTCGGGATGAGTTTGAAGGTCTCTTTAAGCACCCAGCAGAAAATGTCAACCAGTATCTCAC AGACTCCAAGTTTGTGGAACGGACACTGCGCCTGGCAGGCACCCAACCACTGGAAATGCTGGAGGCCTTGCAGCGTAGCTTGGTGCTACAGCGGCCACAGACCTGGGCTGACTGTGTGACCTGGGCTTACCACCACTGGCACACTCAGTACTCCAACAACATTTGCCAGCTTTTGCACAACTTTCCACCTGACCAG CTTACAGGCTCTGGAGCCCTATTCTGGTCTGGGCCCAAACGTTGTCCACACCCACTTATCTTCAGTGTCAACAAT CCCCTGCATCTGGATTATGTGATGGCTGCTGCCAATCTTTTTGCCCAGACGTATGGGCTGATGGGGTCTCAGGACCGAGCTGCTGTGGCCATACTTCTACAGTCTGTGGACATCCCTGAATTCACCCCCAAGTCTGGGGTCAAGATCCACGTCTCTGACAGGGAACTTCAAAATACCAGTGCCTCTGCTG ATGATAACCGCCTACAGGAGGTCAGAGCCATGCTTCCCAGCCCAGAGAAGCTCCGTGGGTTCAAGATGTACCCTATCAACTTTGAAAAG GATGATAATACCAACTTTCATATGGATTTCATTGTGGCTGCATCCAACCTCCGAGCAGAAAATTATAATATTCCCCCGGCAGATCGGCACAAG AGCAAGCTGATTGCAGGGAAGATCATCCCTGCAATTGCCACAACTACAGCAGCTATAGTTGGCCTCGTGTGTCTGGAGCTATATAAAGTGGTGCAGGGATACCGGCAGCTTAAATCTTACAAGAACAGCTTTATGAACTTGGCCCTGCCCTTCTTCAGCTTCTCTGAACCCCTTGCCCCACCTCGGCACCAG TACTATAACCAAGAGTGGACATTGTGGGATCGCTTTGAGGTACAGGGGATACAGCCTAATGGTAAAGAGATGACTCTCAAACAGTTCCTTGACTACTTTAAG ACAGAGCACAAATTAGAGATTACCATGCTGTCCCAAGGTGTATCCATGTTGTACTCCTTTTTCATGCCAGCTACCAAACTCAAGGAACGGTTGGATCAGCC gaTGACAGAAATTGTGAGTCATGTGTCGAAACGAAAGCTGGGCCACCATGTGCGGGCACTGGTGCTTGAGCTGTGCTGCAACGATGATACTGGCGAGGATGTCGAGGTTCCCTATGTACGCTACACCATCCGCTGA